The Muntiacus reevesi chromosome 7, mMunRee1.1, whole genome shotgun sequence genome includes a region encoding these proteins:
- the LOC136172049 gene encoding LOW QUALITY PROTEIN: uncharacterized protein (The sequence of the model RefSeq protein was modified relative to this genomic sequence to represent the inferred CDS: deleted 2 bases in 1 codon; substituted 1 base at 1 genomic stop codon), with amino-acid sequence MGPRLTTPLSLTLEHWKDVKGRASNLSVEIRRKKWQTLCGSEWPAFNVGWPQEGSFNIDCILQIKEWVFDTGLHGHPDQVPYIITWESLAQDPPSWVAPFVAEKPKIPGADIPTAPPAQSSLYPILEKEKLTAKTKPVIPPEDPVLIDLLSEVPPPYQPPPVPGSLARPPPSASPEARSPDTTGPAATSGEINTSSPVASRLRQRRDQGEGGSGEWRSQLFPLRTVGGPGNQVQYWPFSASDLYNWKTHNPPFSKDPTALTGLIESILLTHQPTWDDCQQLLQALLTVEERQRVVLEARKNVPGPNGAPTPLPNEIDAAFPLTRPDWDYNTPAGREQLRLYRQVLLAGLKGAGRRPTNLAQVRAVTQGPEETPAAFLERLMEAYRMYTPFDPSSPEHRGNVSMAFIGQSAPDTRNKLQRLEGLQDYSLQDLMREAERIYNKRETPEERAERLRKVQEEREDRLRKEQEEKEEKREKRRNRELSRILATVVQPRSEPGRRDRLGGNRQPRIDRDQCAYCKERGHWIKECPKKPRDLRRESSKVLSLDEDXDSQGQEPPPEPRVTLKIGGQPVTFMVDTGAQHSVLTQTNGPMSTRTAWVQGATGGKLCRWTTERKVHLASGKVTHSFLHVPDCPFPLLGRDLLSKGGAQIQFHEGGLHYRTRRGPLQILTIKLEDEYKLLESKTLPMGPIQDWIRKYPLAWAETAGTGLAMGQPPIVVELKSSATPISVKQYPMSEEAYKGIRPHIQRLLKLGVLEPCRSAWNTPLLPVKKPGTGDYRPVQDLREINKRVEDIHPTVPNPYNLLSTLPPSHTWYTVLDLKDAFFCLRLSPQSRPLFAFEWRDPEAGLSGQLTWTRLPQGFKNSPTLFDEALHQDLAAFRTQHPALVLLQYVDDLLLAAPTELDCNKAAALNPATLLPDPQEGTPHDCQQILAEVHGTRKDLTDQPLADAEITWFTDGSSYLLEGERKAGAAVVDGENVVWASALPPGTSAQRAELIALTQALRKAEGKKANIYTDSRYAFATAHVHGEIYRRRGLLTSEGREIKNKREILDLLQALFLPRKLGIIHCPGHQKGDTPIARGNRLADITAKQAALGPQILTVSLESASKNDDDAALVYSEADLDFLQGLGADYDKVHKRWIYQGKTVMPQSTAKRLLTHLHRLTHLGKRKMADLLNENKLDYYIPQRDLLIQQIVNGCEASAKVNAGRLKLPSGVRARGHRPGVHWEVDFTEIKPGLYNNKYLLVFIDTFSGWVEAYPTKKETAQVVVKKLLEEIFPRFGLPKVLGSDNGPAFVSQVSQLVAKSLGIDWKLHCAYRPQSSGQVERMNRTIKETLTKLTLETGTRDWVQLLPLALYRARNTPGPHGLTPFEIIYGSPPYYEGLATLGNFSNTTRAPDQCNNPGLHRLTLPQVGGQGLCIGKVPADHAGLCNQTVTVDPGEYYLVPPNNTWWACNTGLTPCVSAAVMDLTQDFCVLAQVMPRILYHSEEALLDTLEHRRRKKREPVMTLALLLGLGGTAVGIGTGTAALIQGGQQLAQLQLAIDTDLRAIENSISLLEKSLTSLSEVVLQNRRGLDLLFLKDKGLCAALGEECCFYADHTGVVKDSMAKLRDRLDQRQKDRDAQQNCSSKIGYRWSKH; translated from the exons ATGGGACCCAGACTAACTACCCCCCTAAGTTTGACTCTAGAGCACTGGAAGGACGTCAAAGGACGAGCCAGTAACCTGTCAGTAGAAATCAGGAGGAAAAAGTGGCAAACCCTTTGCGGCTCCGAGTGGCCAGCCTTCAATGTGGGATGGCCTCAGGAGGGCAGTTTTAACATTGATTGTATTTTGCAGATCAAAGAATGGGTGTTTGACACAGGACTTCATGGACACCCTGACCAAGTCCCCTACATAATTACCTGGGAGAGTCTGGCCCAGGACCCGCCATCCTGGGTGGCACCTTTCGTGGCAGAAAAGCCGAAGATTCCCGGTGCCGATATACCCACGGCCCCACCAGCCCAGTCCTCTCTTTAccccattttagaaaaagaaaaattgactgCCAAAACGAAACCAGTCATCCCGCCGGAAGATCCAGTTCTAATTGATCTCCTGTCTGAAGTTCCCCCTCCCtatcaaccccctccagtaccaGGTTCTCTGGCCAGGCCGCCCCCGTCCGCCTCCCCTGAGGCCCGCTCCCCTGACACCACCGGCCCAGCGGCGACCAGCGGGGAGATTAATACTTCATCCCCCGTCGCCTCCCGGTTGCGCCAACGAAGAGATCAGGGAGAGGGAGGGTCGGGAGAATGGAGGTCCCAGTTATTTCCCTTGAGGACTGTGGGGGGACCAGGAAACCAAGTCCAATACTGGCCATTCTCGGCCTCTGATTTGTATAACTGGAAGACTCATAACCCACCCTTCTCTAAAGATCCAACAGCCCTCACGGGGTTAATTGAGTCCATCTTACTAACCCATCAGCCCACCTGGGATGATTGTCAACAGCTTTTGCAGGCTCTGCTGACcgtagaagagagacagagagttgtCCTGGAAGCAAGAAAAAACGTGCCCGGGCCCAACGGGGCCCCTACTCCCCTTCCAAATGAAATTGACGCAGCCTTCCCCCTGACGCGTCCGGACTGGGACTACAACACCCCTGCCGGTAGGGAGCAGCTCCGTCTCTATCGCCAGGTTCTCCTTGCGGGTCTCAAGGGAGCCGGGAGACGCCCCACCAATTTGGCCCAGGTAAGAGCAGTAACACAGGGACCGGAGGAGACCCCGGCAGCTTTCCTTGAAAGGCTCATGGAGGCATACCGTATGTATACCCCTTTCGATCCTAGTAGCCCCGAGCATAGGGGAAATGTCTCCATGGCCTTCATAGGGCAGTCAGCGCCGGACactagaaataaattacaaaggtTAGAAGGACTTCAAGATTATAGCTTGCAGGATCTAatgagagaagcagaaaggaTTTACAATAAGAGAGAAACTCcagaagaaagagcagaaaggCTTAGGAAAgtgcaagaagagagagaggacagattgagaaaagaacaggaagaaaaagaagagaaacgagaAAAAAGGCGTAACAGAGAGTTGAGCAGAATTTTGGCCACCGTAGTTCAGCCTAGGTCAGAGCCAGGAAGGAGAGATAGGTTGGGAGGCAATAGGCAACCGAGAATAGACCGTGACCAATGTGCCTACTGTAAAGAAAGAGGCCACTGGATAAAAGAATGCCCAAAGAAACCACGGGATTTGCGAAGAGAATCCTCCAAGGTCTTGTCCTTGGATGAAGATTAGGACAGTCAGGGCCAGGAGCCCCCCCCTGAGCCCCGGGTAACATTAAAAATAGGGGGGCAGCCAGTGACCTTTATGGTGGACACAGGAGCTCAGCACTCTGTATTAACCCAGACCAACGGACCCATGAGCACCAGGACCGCGTGGGTACAAGGAGCTACAGGAGGAAAGCTGTGCCGATGGACTACTGAACGGAAGGTGCACCTGGCCTCCGGTAAGGTGACTCATTCCTTCCTCCATGTTCCGGACTGTCCGTTCCCCTTGTTGGGGAGGGACCTTCTCTCTAAAGGTGGAGCCCAAATTCAGTTTCATGAA GGGGGCCTCCATTACAGGACCCGGAGGGGCCCCCTTCAAATTTTGACCATAAAGTTAGAAGATGAATACAAATTATTAGAGTCCAAAACCTTGCCAATGGGTCCCATCCAAGACTGGATACGGAAGTACCCTCTAGCCTGGGCAGAGACTGCAGGAACGGGGCTAGCAATGGGACAGCCGCCCATTGTCGTTGAATTAAAATCCTCGGCTACCCCCATTTCggtgaaacagtaccccatgtctgaggaggcttacaaGGGAATCAGACCCCATATACAACGGCTCCTCAAGCTGGGCGTCCTTGAGCCCTGCAGATCAGCCTGGAACACTCCCCTACTCCCTGTCAAGAAGCCAGGTACGGGAGATTACCGGCCAGTGCAGGActtgagagaaataaacaagCGGGTAGAAGACATCCACCCAACAGTGCCGAACCCGTACAATCTGCTTAGCACCCTACCCCCTTCCCATACCTGGTATACGGTAttggatttaaaagatgccttcttttGCCTGAGGCTAAGTCCACAAAGCCGACCCTTGTTCGCTTTTGAATGGAGAGATCCAGAAGCTGGCCTGTCGGGGCAGCTGACATGGACTAGACTACCGCAAGGATTCAAAAATAGCCCCACCCTGTTTGATGAAGCCCTACATCAAGACCTGGCTGCCTTTCGGACACAACACCCCGCCCTGGTGCTTCTGCAGTATgtagatgacctgctgctggcggcCCCCACGGAACTGGATTGCAACAAAG CCGCCGCCCTCAACCCTGCTACGCTCCTCCCGGATCCCCAAGAAGGGACCCCACACGACTGCCAGCAAATCCTGGCAGAAGTGCATGGAACCAGGAAAGACCTCACCGACCAACCACTGGCAGACGCAGAGATCACCTGGTTTACGGATGGGAGCAGCTACCTTTTAGAGGGAGAGCGGAAAGCCGGGGCTGCAGTAGTTGACGGAGAAAACGTCGTTTGGGCCAGCGCTCTGCCTCCGGGAACCTCGGCCCAAAGGGCCGAACTCATCGCCCTCACGCAGGCACTCAGGAAGGCGGAAGGTAAGAAAGCCAACATATACACTGATAGCCGGTATGCCTTCGCCACAGCACATGTACATGGAGAAATATATAGAAGGAGGGGGTTGCTGActtcagaaggcagagaaataaaaaataaaagagaaatattagaTTTACTACAAGCCTTGTTCTTACCAAGGAAACTAGGGATAATCCATTGCCCAGGCCACCAAAAGGGAGATACACCCATTGCACGGGGAAATCGGCTGGCAGATATAACTGCTAAACAAGCGGCATTAGGCCCCCAAATACTAACTGTCTCACTCGAGTCAGcatcaaaaaatgatgatgatgcggCACTTGTTTATAGTGAAGCAGACCTAGACTTCCTTCAAGGACTTGGGGCGGACTATGACAAGGTCCATAAGAGATGGATATACCAAGGGAAAACAGTGATGCCTCAAAGCACCGCCAAGAGACTTTTGACTCACCTGCATAGACTGACccacttgggaaaaagaaaaatggctgacctcctaaatgaaaataaattagactATTACATCCCTCAGAGAGACTTACTGATACAACAAATTGTAAACGGTTGTGAGGCCTCTGCAAAAGTAAACGCTGGCAGACTAAAACTCCCCTCCGGAGTTCGAGCCAGGGGGCATAGGCCTGGAGTCCACTGGGAAGTGGATTTCACCGAGATTAAACCAGGCCTATATAATAACAAGTATTTGCTAGTGTTCATAGATACCTTCtcaggatgggtagaagcatatcccacaaagaaagaaacagctcaaGTTGTGGTCAAGAAGCTCCTCGAAGAAATTTTCCCCCGATTCGGCTTACCTAAGGTACTCGGGTCAGATAACGGTCCGGCCTTTGTCTCCCAGGTAAGTCAGTTGGTGGCCAAATCATTGGGGATTGATTGGAAGTTACATTGTGCCTAcagaccccagagttcaggaCAGGTAGAAAGGATGAATAGAACAATTAAAGAGACCTTAACCAAATTAACGCTGGAGACTGGCACTAGAGACTGGGTTCAACTCCTACCACTGGCTTTATATCGAGCCAGAAATACCCCTGGCCCACACGGGCTCACCCCGTTTGAGATCATCTATGGAAGCCCCCCCTATTATGAGGGACTGGCCACATTGGgaaacttctccaacaccacccgGGCCCCAGACCAATGCAACAATCCCGGCCTACACAGGCTCACTCTGCCTCAGGTAGGGGGACAAGGACTCTGTATTGGAAAGGTCCCCGCTGACCATGCCGGGCTATGCAATCAGACTGTTACGGTAGACCCGGGAGAATACTATCTGGTCCCCCCCAACAATACCTGGTGGGCATGTAACACCGGACTCACGCCCTGTGTGTCAGCCGCTGTCATGGACTTAACCCAAGATTTCTGTGTACTCGCTCAAGTGATGCCTCGTATTCTTTACCATTCTGAAGAAGCCTTGTTAGATACTCTTGAACATAGacgaagaaagaaaagagaaccgGTTATGACATTAGCTCTCTTGCTTGGACTTGGGGGAACTGCAGTGGGGATCGGAACCGGGACGGCCGCCTTAATACAAGGAGGCCAGCAGCTAGCCCAGTTACAGCTTGCCATAGATACAGACCTTAGAGCAATTGAAAACTCTATTTCCCTGCTTGAAAAATCCCTTACCTCCCTGTCGGAGGTGGTACTCCAAAATAGAAGAGGGCTagatttgctatttttaaaggaCAAAGGCCTTTGTGCTGCCTTAGGAGAAGAATGCTGCTTCTATGCTGACCATACTGGGGTAGTAAAAGATTCCATGGCAAAGCTAAGAGATAGACTAGACCAGCGGCAAAAAGATAGAGATGCACAACAAAACTG TTCATCAAAAATAGGCTATCGGTGGTCCAAGCACTAG